In one window of Tenacibaculum mesophilum DNA:
- the rpsJ gene encoding 30S ribosomal protein S10: MSQKIRIKLKSYDYNLVDKSAEKIVKTVKSTGAVVNGPIPLPTNKKIFTVLRSPHVNKKSREQFQLSAYKRLLDIYSSSSKTIDALMKLELPSGVEVEIKV; the protein is encoded by the coding sequence ATGAGTCAAAAAATTAGAATAAAGTTAAAATCTTACGATTATAATTTAGTAGACAAGTCTGCTGAGAAAATCGTAAAAACAGTAAAGAGTACTGGTGCTGTGGTAAACGGACCAATTCCTTTACCAACAAATAAAAAGATTTTTACAGTGTTACGTTCACCACACGTAAACAAAAAATCAAGAGAACAATTTCAATTATCTGCTTACAAAAGATTATTAGACATTTATAGTTCTTCTTCAAAAACTATTGATGCGCTAATGAAACTTGAGTTACCAAGTGGAGTTGAAGTTGAGATCAAAGTATAA
- the rplC gene encoding 50S ribosomal protein L3, which yields MSGLIGRKVGMTSLFDENGKNIPCTVIEAGPCVVTQVRTEEVDGYNALQLGFDDKKAKSSNKALDGHFKKAGTSAKRKVVEFQGFEGEYKLGDSITVEHFAEGEFVDVSGVSKGKGFQGVVKRHGFGGVGQATHGQHNRLRAPGSIGAASYPARVFKGMRMAGRMGGDKVKVQNLRVLKVVADKNLIVVKGAIPGHKNSYVTIEK from the coding sequence ATGTCTGGGTTAATAGGAAGAAAAGTAGGAATGACCAGCTTATTCGATGAAAACGGGAAAAATATTCCTTGTACTGTAATCGAAGCAGGTCCTTGCGTTGTTACCCAAGTCAGAACCGAAGAGGTTGACGGCTATAACGCGTTACAACTTGGTTTCGATGACAAAAAAGCAAAAAGCTCTAACAAGGCTTTAGATGGTCACTTTAAAAAAGCTGGTACATCTGCTAAAAGAAAGGTCGTTGAGTTCCAAGGATTCGAAGGTGAGTATAAATTAGGTGACTCAATTACTGTTGAACACTTTGCTGAAGGAGAATTCGTTGATGTATCAGGAGTTTCTAAAGGTAAAGGTTTTCAAGGTGTTGTTAAACGTCATGGTTTTGGCGGGGTTGGACAAGCAACTCACGGTCAACATAACCGTTTAAGAGCTCCAGGTTCAATTGGTGCAGCATCATACCCTGCAAGAGTATTCAAAGGAATGCGTATGGCAGGTCGTATGGGTGGAGACAAAGTAAAAGTTCAAAATTTAAGAGTTTTAAAAGTGGTTGCAGATAAGAATCTTATCGTTGTAAAAGGAGCAATTCCTGGTCACAAAAACTCTTATGTAACTATCGAGAAATAA
- the rplD gene encoding 50S ribosomal protein L4 encodes MKVAVLDITGKDTGRKVELSNEVFGIEPNDHAIYLDVKQYLANQRQGTHKSKERAEIAGSTRKIKKQKGTGTARAGSIKSGVFRGGGRMFGPRPRNYSFKLNKNLKRLARKSALSIQAKENNLVVVEDFNFEAPKTKEFINVLKALELDAKKSLFVLGEESKNVYLSSRNLKGSKVVDASGINTYSVLNANKVVISESSLEGIESNLSK; translated from the coding sequence ATGAAAGTAGCAGTATTAGATATTACAGGAAAAGATACTGGTAGAAAAGTTGAACTTTCTAACGAGGTATTCGGAATTGAGCCAAATGATCATGCAATTTATTTAGATGTAAAGCAGTATTTGGCTAATCAAAGACAAGGTACTCATAAATCGAAAGAAAGAGCTGAGATTGCTGGTAGTACAAGAAAGATAAAAAAACAAAAAGGAACTGGTACAGCTCGTGCGGGTAGTATCAAGTCTGGTGTTTTTAGAGGTGGTGGACGTATGTTTGGTCCAAGACCTAGAAACTATTCTTTTAAGTTAAATAAAAACTTAAAGCGTTTAGCACGTAAGTCAGCTTTAAGTATTCAAGCAAAAGAAAACAATTTAGTGGTTGTTGAAGATTTCAATTTTGAAGCTCCAAAAACTAAAGAGTTTATCAATGTATTAAAAGCTTTAGAATTAGACGCTAAAAAGTCTTTATTCGTATTAGGTGAAGAAAGTAAGAATGTTTACTTATCATCTCGTAACTTAAAAGGTTCTAAAGTAGTAGATGCTTCAGGTATTAACACGTATAGCGTTTTAAATGCTAATAAAGTGGTTATTTCAGAAAGCTCTCTAGAAGGAATTGAGTCTAATTTAAGTAAATAG
- the rplW gene encoding 50S ribosomal protein L23 — protein MSILIKPIITEKATNDSELNNRYTFVVNKKANKLEIKGAVEAAYGVAIESVKTMNYPAQRKTKYTKKGLVTGLTGGYKKAIVQLAEGETIDFYNNL, from the coding sequence ATGAGTATTTTAATTAAACCTATTATTACAGAAAAAGCTACAAATGATAGCGAGTTAAACAACCGTTATACATTTGTTGTAAATAAAAAAGCTAACAAATTAGAAATCAAAGGAGCTGTAGAAGCTGCTTATGGTGTAGCGATTGAATCTGTAAAAACAATGAATTATCCAGCACAAAGAAAAACTAAATACACTAAAAAAGGTTTAGTTACTGGATTAACAGGTGGATACAAAAAGGCAATCGTTCAGTTAGCTGAAGGAGAAACTATTGATTTTTATAACAATCTTTAA